From one Anabas testudineus chromosome 18, fAnaTes1.2, whole genome shotgun sequence genomic stretch:
- the LOC113157789 gene encoding sterile alpha motif domain-containing protein 9-like has product MANGPGLSTATGGEIYVGKNIRDSLPQLDVLYANQFEGESFDPKLTEQTEVNFYRGAPPIWLNFHISEQAGGTVGPLIKRDGYETLVQQIQQRGRPGISTVKLFHQPGSGGTTLAMQVLWDLRKTFRCAVLKSSTSDMTKVAQEVVHLFTAGGRGHQNTVLLLLDDEMILENLHERIMEEIAAQKIVPCMPVLVLLCCFRKDADLQSGHVVLEKALSDTEKKKFNEKKTELGRRYTNQCELFHGFNIMQTNFSQAYVTQACTVFSNVRRAGRPLKTQLAAFLALLNDYVPGSYVLESQCLDFLKKNKNDPLKDSMKPFSHLIVTFTQDSSSEKRVRMAHPMIAQTCTDLMAEAGVTRSDTARNLLNRFCRDEVPPCLLGFIKDMLTKRETKKQKNPLNSTEVKEEQQTFSRLILDIKRTECNAHSASVLKVASNTFTQNPFFPQALARFHYIEIKNYSLAEMWAERAKKRDPKNSFIADTLGQVYKNQIWNTVISDKPREILHLAKKAIEAFKHEEQLAENVMKEDGNIKVSNVHNTRGQFGYLQICNTLYHRLASQNETWRNVLTGNVSMDSVLDSLGDNELFRFNDLIKSLREEVERKYIFFVKYLTYSKPSMKKDDAPYISEDTLDCFRKYVGDIQMWKKEKCDNSFQKLKQNLADTSTGVLSCLDRKCTKSKLEEITTWWEEIYSSQDSLTALANYILAHIMLTNSGEMFASASSPRYLNTFKQKLPLSPQEAPELQMLALILNWPTDGEESVFDLNQLIQRMHGSYERSYKKYFRSRYLCPLFFLGKGQRSIVHKTVLERLGLNNQDWSNDWSDETIFQHPMIQTHLLKIEGVVQNYRVYATVGGRNIGVDANLRNSLWIPRQVSFYLGFTIRGPVAFGIQTKTA; this is encoded by the coding sequence ATGGCAAATGGACCAGGCCTGTCAACAGCCACAGGAGGGGAAATTTATGTGGGGAAAAACATCAGAGACTCTCTCCCACAGCTGGATGTTCTCTATGCAAACCAGTTTGAAGGAGAATCTTTTGATCCTAAACTCACTGAGCAGACAGAGGTGAACTTTTACCGAGGGGCCCCGCCCATATGGTTAAACTTTCACATCAGTGAACAGGCAGGTGGTACAGTGGGTCCACTTATCAAACGAGATGGATACGAGACACTCGTGCAACAAATTCAACAAAGAGGACGCCCTGGAATATCAACTGTTAAACTGTTCCACCAGCCAGGATCTGGGGGCACCACACTGGCGATGCAGGTGTTGTGGGATTTGCGGAAAACCTTCAGGTGTGCTGTTTTAAAAAGCTCAACCTCGGACATGACAAAGGTTGCACAGGAGGTGGTCCACCTTTTCACAGCTGGGGGTCGAGGCCACCAGAACACAGTACTGCTGTTACTGGATGATGAGATGATTTTGGAAAATCTCCACGAGAGAATTATGGAGGAGATTGCTGCGCAGAAGATAGTACCCTGTATGCCTGTGTTGgttttgctctgctgctttaGAAAGGATGCAGATCTACAGAGTGGCCACGTTGTCCTCGAAAAAGCTCTgtcagacacagaaaagaaaaaattcaATGAGAAGAAGACAGAGCTTGGCAGAAGGTATACTAATCAGTGTGAACTATTTCATGGCTTTAACATAATGCAAACAAATTTCTCTCAGGCCTATGTCACACAAGCGTGCACTGTATTCAGCAATGTCCGAAGAGCAGGGAGACCTCTGAAGACCCAGCTGGCTGCCTTTCTGGCTCTGCTCAATGACTATGTGCCAGGTTCATATGTCCTGGAGTCTCAGTGCCTGGACTTCctcaaaaagaacaaaaacgaTCCACTGAAGGACAGTATGAAGCCCTTTAGTCATCTGATCGTCACCTTCACACAAGATTCAAGTTCTGAGAAAAGGGTCCGCATGGCTCACCCTATGATAGCACAGACCTGTACTGATCTGATGGCTGAGGCAGGTGTGACCAGAAGTGACACAGCCAGAAACCTCTTGAACCGTTTTTGCAGAGATGAGGTTCCTCCATGCTTGCTTGGTTTTATTAAAGACATGCTAACCAAACGAGAAACGAAGAAACAAAAGAACCCTCTCAACAGCACAGAAGttaaagaagaacaacaaacGTTTTCTAGACTCATTCTAGACATTAAAAGGACAGAGTGCAATGCCCACAGTGCGTCAGTTTTAAAAGTGGCATCAAACACGTTCACTCAAAACCCATTCTTTCCCCAGGCACTTGCACGTTTTCAttacatagaaataaaaaactacagtCTGGCAGAAATGTGGGCTgaaagagcaaagaaaagagaTCCCAAGAACTCCTTCATTGCTGACACACTGGGACAGGTCTACAAGAACCAGATTTGGAACACTGTGATCTCTGACAAACCAAGAGAAATTTTGCATCTGGCCAAAAAGGCCATTGAAGCCTTCAAACATGAAGAGCAACTTgctgaaaatgtgatgaaagAAGATGGCAACATCAAAGTGTCAAATGTTCACAACACCAGAGGGCAGTTTGGTTATTTGCAGATTTGCAATACTCTGTATCACCGTCTGGCGAGTCAGAACGAAACCTGGAGAAACGTGCTCACAGGCAATGTGTCCATGGACTCTGTCCTGGATTCACTTGGCGATAACGAGCTCTTCAGATTTAATGATCTGATCAAAAGCCTCAGAGAAGAGGTTGAgagaaaatacatatttttcGTTAAATATCTGACATACTCAAAGCCCAGCATGAAGAAAGACGATGCCCCATACATTTCTGAAGACACCTTAGACTGCTTCAGAAAGTATGTCGGAGATATACAGatgtggaagaaagaaaaatgtgataaCAGCTTCCAGAAACTCAAACAAAACCTGGCCGACACCTCCACGGGAGTACTCTCATGTCTTGACAGAAAATGCACTAAATCTAAGCTTGAAGAAATAACTACGTGGTGGGAGGAAATCTATTCAAGCCAAGATTCACTGACGGCTCTGGCCAACTACATCCTTGCTCATATCATGTTAACAAATTCAGGAGAAATGTTTGCCTCAGCTTCATCGCCAAGGtatttaaacacattcaaacagaaaCTGCCCCTGAGTCCACAAGAAGCACCTGAGCTCCAAATGTTAGCGCTCATCTTAAACTGGCCCACAGACGGTGAAGAGAGTGTCTTTGACCTCAATCAATTAATTCAGCGTATGCATGGTTCTTATGAACGTTCATACAAGAAATACTTTAGATCAAGATACCTCTGCCCTTTGTTTTTCCTTGggaaaggtcaaaggtcaattGTTCACAAAACAGTCCTTGAGAGACTTGGGCTAAATAATCAAGACTGGAGCAATGACTGGAGTGATGAGACCATTTTCCAACATCCCATGATCCAAACCCACCTTCTCAAAATTGAAGGAGTGGTACAAAACTACAGAGTGTATGCGACTGTTGGTGGAAGAAACATTGGGGTGGATGCCAATCTGCGAAACAGTCTCTGGATCCCACGGCAAGTTTCTTTTTATCTTGGATTCACCATCAGAGGTCCTGTAGCCTTTGGCATCCAGACCAAAACTGCATAA